ACGAAACAATACCTGGAGGGAGTTGAGTCAGATGAAGGTGTTCCGTACCAGACCCTGATTGCGAGTCTTCTGCACAAGTATGTTGCCGGCCGATTGGTTGAGAGAAGGTTGACAAAGCGCTCAAGTTGATGCCCAAGAGGCCGCAACTAAGCGCTACCGTTCCGCCGGGGTCAAGTCCCTCACCTCCACACCTCCCGGGCTCTGAGGTCCTGGAACGCAGTAATGTTCAAGTCGAGCAGGCCGTCAAGTACTGTTCGATCCAGCCTAGTTCCTCATCAAAAGAGCGAGTGACACTGTTGGTGCTGTCATATGAAGTGGCGGCACGGAGAGAGAAACAGAAAACAAGTCCTCGAGCTACAAGTTCACTATCCACTCGCAGATCGACGCCAACTGTTCATCGTCGGTAAGGTTTGCAGCATTGTCAAGGGACCCGGAGCGCAATTGTTTGAAGATTTCGGATGCCATATTGTTTTCGATCGCTGCACCAACAAAGAACGTGCGTGGTTTCTTTTTCCTTTTGCTGAAGCTCTTTCGTATTCTTTCCAAGGCAGAGTTGGCAGTCTTCCAATGTTCATCTGCACCTGCTGGATCAATACCGCCTTTCAATTCTCCGAGTGCTACATAAGCATCAACGTCGTGTATGAGCGATTGCCTCCCTTTCCCTAAATCGTCAACTGTTCCATCCAGAAGTGAAAGGTCAACGTTCTTCTTAACTACCGGAACAGTAATGTTCATAATCAGAAGCCGATTGCCTTTATCTTTTGACCAAAAGAATCCATTGATGCGCTTCTCGATTCCTGTATCATCTTCTGGTTTTGGTAACCAAGCGTCCGTGTCATAATCTTTCCATTGGTAATCGATTCCTGAAAGATTGAAGATTGACAATAGTGAGCGTAGGAATTTTCTCTCGCCCAATAGACCTGCCAAGTTTCTGGCCTTACCGCCTAAGGCGTCTCCTTTTGTTAGCAGGTAACGGTAAACAAGCTCATCGATGAAATTGTCGCCCGCTGGTTCAAGAAACTTCTCGATCATACCCTTTATCGCAAGCGTCCTGTCATCTTCGGTCAAGTAGTTGAGAGACTTCTCGGACAAACCAGATGCAGTGAGCAGACCAACTCTGAGATCTTCTACTTTGAGGAGGTCTTTCGGTCTAGAAACCCTGCCGGCTAAGGATTTCAGTGCCTTTGCTTCTTCGACATAAGGAACTGCCAAATAGTTCTTTTCCAAAGCGAGCACTATGAAACCAGCTCTTGTCTTCTCTCTGGAGGTCACCAAGTCATCTGCAGATCTAATCGGTATGCTGAGCCTCATCTCTTTTGCCATAGGTACACACACTTGCGGATTTCGGTGCGTCCATAATTGCCCATCTGTTGACTACTGTTCCCCTTGCCTTTGGGCAGTACAAGGATCTTCTGGATGTTGAAACCAAAGTCTTCTGCAAATTCTGAAAGGATGAGGTCGACTGGGATTTCCTCTCCTCCATAACGAACATTGTCGTTCACCATTACGCAGTAACCACCCCTCTTTGTAACCCTAGCCATTTCGGAGATCACGAAGCATAGCTCCAAGAAATAGTTCCTCACCATTCTTGGAATGTTAGTGTTGTTGAGCTTCTCAAGTTTGTTCAGTTCGTCAAGAACAGAATTCACCTCTTTCATTGCAGTGGAGGAATCATAGATACTGAGCACCCTATCGAAAGTGTCGCTTCTTCCCGTAGATGAGTACAACTGCTTGAGATAGTCTATCTTTTCTTTGTTCTCGACGGTGCAGGACAAAAGCTCTTGACGAAGATTTCTGACTCTATCGGAGTCGCAGCCGAGATAGACTAATTCCAGAGCGTAAGTCCTCGTATAGTCGTAGCGATTACAGTAGGGTGGGGAAGTGACAACAAAGTCGAAAGAAGCATCTTGGAACTTGGGCAGTTCTTCAAGGCAAGAACCTTGAATGATGTTTACAGGGTGTTGATCGTGCCCATTGTTTTCACCGAAGTCAAAGAGAGAGTCGTTTTGAGGCGAGAGATCGGCAAGCAATTGAAGCAATTTGTGTTTCAACGCTTGGTCAAATGTGCTTATTCTACCCTTGTTGAAAGACTTTCCTGCCAAATCTCGCTTGGAACGATAATCCCACCTCAGGTACTGTCCATCTTTCCTCGTGTAGCTTACTTCTTCGAGTATGGAGAATGCAGCGAACCTGAGTATGGTTT
This DNA window, taken from Candidatus Eisenbacteria bacterium, encodes the following:
- a CDS encoding site-specific DNA-methyltransferase, producing MSEILEIFPSERQKLYDRFADRLETDFNLNRQLVSFQANKEEPIYRWFKYKEGFSSGLVTYFLTKYSNKPGKVLDPFAGVGTTLFAGQALGWEPYGIELLPVGVFVMETRQALRGINSDELKRSLRNLWSDLEKIDSHTTHFTHISITRDAFPDDTEIALNRFLTYCSTIKNKEIQTILRFAAFSILEEVSYTRKDGQYLRWDYRSKRDLAGKSFNKGRISTFDQALKHKLLQLLADLSPQNDSLFDFGENNGHDQHPVNIIQGSCLEELPKFQDASFDFVVTSPPYCNRYDYTRTYALELVYLGCDSDRVRNLRQELLSCTVENKEKIDYLKQLYSSTGRSDTFDRVLSIYDSSTAMKEVNSVLDELNKLEKLNNTNIPRMVRNYFLELCFVISEMARVTKRGGYCVMVNDNVRYGGEEIPVDLILSEFAEDFGFNIQKILVLPKGKGNSSQQMGNYGRTEIRKCVYLWQKR
- a CDS encoding AvaI/BsoBI family type II restriction endonuclease, translated to MAKEMRLSIPIRSADDLVTSREKTRAGFIVLALEKNYLAVPYVEEAKALKSLAGRVSRPKDLLKVEDLRVGLLTASGLSEKSLNYLTEDDRTLAIKGMIEKFLEPAGDNFIDELVYRYLLTKGDALGGKARNLAGLLGERKFLRSLLSIFNLSGIDYQWKDYDTDAWLPKPEDDTGIEKRINGFFWSKDKGNRLLIMNITVPVVKKNVDLSLLDGTVDDLGKGRQSLIHDVDAYVALGELKGGIDPAGADEHWKTANSALERIRKSFSKRKKKPRTFFVGAAIENNMASEIFKQLRSGSLDNAANLTDDEQLASICEWIVNL